A genomic region of Dunckerocampus dactyliophorus isolate RoL2022-P2 chromosome 8, RoL_Ddac_1.1, whole genome shotgun sequence contains the following coding sequences:
- the LOC129186894 gene encoding PAK4-inhibitor inka2-like, whose translation MPCLRDSGDCLRENMHYMMRSLQDLKQLRKTCPAACRHPRASVPPAAAVTGPSAAPPAVCRPRELRSRLRMSSASTASTYDSACCLATRLEEDEEDDDGSSSRLGLNSPSSHKSLDLDSGYSEASWRDERVVLRRTRNVRVSSSACLRTNRAPSGRVRPKSTSDVCLERWTSFDDPEDWANSLLTRGRNRQPLVLGDNSFADLVQNWMDLPDCPEPPELKAKPRRRLGRSLFVNMRRKLAGLSKSVEERVRMRATDPHVSRDASKRLSCPVVASETKSPFFHQSHSAIHELDTDFYHFAALMKSGSRQPIICKDIIGYI comes from the exons ATG CCCTGTCTGCGTGACTCAGGCGACTGTTTGAGGGAGAACATGCACTACATGATGCGGTCCCTCCAAGACCTAAAGCAGCTAAGGAAGACCTGTCCTGCAGCCTGCAGACACCCCCGAGCTTCTGTCCCGCCAGCCGCCGCCGTGACCGGCCCGTCTGCGGCTCCTCCTGCCGTGTGTCGACCCAGAGAGCTGCGCTCCCGTCTCAGGATGTCCAGCGCTAGCACAGCCAGCACCTATGACTCGGCCTGCTGCCTCGCCACCCGtctggaggaggacgaggaggatgaCGACGGATCCAGCAGTCGTCTTGGCTTGAACTCACCCAGCAGCCACAAGAGTTTGGACTTGGATTCCGGCTACTCTGAGGCCTCGTGGCGGGACGAGAGGGTGGTGCTCAGGAGGACGAGGAACGTACGGGTGTCGTCCTCGGCATGCCTCCGCACCAACAGGGCGCCAAGCGGACGCGTTCGGCCTAAATCCACCTCGGACGTCTGTCTGGAGAGGTGGACGTCCTTTGACGACCCAGAGGACTGGGCCAACTCGTTGTTGACCAGAGGACGCAACCGCCAACCTCTGGTGCTGGGCGACAACAGCTTTGCCGACTTGGTACAGAACTGGATGGACCTTCCGGATTGCCCCGAACCGCCCGAGCTGAAAGCGAAGCCGAGACGCAGACTGGGAAGAAGCCTCTTTGTCAACATGAGGAGGAAACTAGCCGGCTTGtcgaagagcgtggaggagagGGTGAGGATGAGGGCCACAGATCCTCACGTGAGCAGAGACGCTTCAAAACGTCTCTCGTGTCCCGTCGTGGCTTCAGAAACAAAATCCCCATTTTTCCACCAGTCCCACTCTGCCATTCATGAACTGGACACAGACTTTTACCACTTTGCTGCACTCATGAAGTCGGGCAGCAGGCAGCCCATCATCTGCAAGGACATCATTGGCTACATCTGA